TCGCCAATCATCTCCAGTTGACCGTCGACAGCTTTCCAGAGGCCATCATCGCCGATTACCGTTATGGATACATCCGATCCGTGCTCAAACAGGGGGTGATCAGCTACAGCGGCGACCGCAATCGCCTGTTCGTTTCCGACAAGATCGACAAGGTGGTCGTGAACCGTTTCGCCGGTCCACTGATTATGCTGGCCGTGCTATTGGGTCTTTACCATTTTACATTTACCTACAGTGAAATACCCGTGGCCTGGACCGAGGCGATGTTCGGCTGGATGGGCGAGATGGTGGACCGTTACATGCCCGACGGCCTGCTCAAATCGATGATCATATCGGGGGTCATCGACGGGGTGGGCGGCGTGCTCGGGTTCGTGCCCCTGATCATGTTCATGTTTTTCGGCATCGCCATTCTGGAGGACTCGGGCTACCTGGCCCGGGTCGCCTTCATGCTCGACCGGGTGTTCCGCATTTTCGGACTCCACGGCAGTTCGGTGATGGCCTTCATCGTTTCCGGGGGCATTGCCGGCGGATGCGCAGTGCCGGGTGTGATGGCCACACGCACCCTTAAATCCCCCCGTGAGCGTCTGGCGACCCTGCTCACGGTGCCGTTCATGAACTGCGGCGCCAAGCTGCCGGTGTTCGCATTGCTGGTGGCCGCCTTTTTCGCGGAAAAAGAGGCGCTCATGATGTTCGCCATCACCATCGTCTCCTGGATCGGGGCCCTGCTGGTGGCCAAGCTGCTGCGCACCACGGTGATCAGAGGCGCATCGACGCCGTTCGTCATGGAACTGCCGCCCTATCGGCTGCCCACCTTCAAAGGGCTGCTGATCCACACCTGGGAGCGCACCTGGCAGTATATCAAAAAGGCCGGCACCGTGATCCTGGGCATTTCCATCATCTTGTTCGCCCTGATGACCTTTCCCGGCCTGCCGGCCGATCAGACCGCTGTATTCGAGGCCCAGCGTGAGGACTTGCGGGCAACCCTGTCGGACGATGTCGACGGCGAACTCGAAGCCGCGGAGGACGGTACCGACCTCTCGGCGGCCGCCCGCGCCGTTCATCTGCAGCTGCTGCAGATCGATGCGGCCGAGGCCGAGGCGGCCCTGAGACACTCCATTGCCGGCCGGTTCGGGACGGGATTGGAGACCCTGAGCCGGTGGGCCGGTCTGGATTGGCGCACCAACATCGCCCTGGTGGGTGGCTTTGCGGCCAAGGAGGTGATCGTGGCCACACTGGGTACCGCCTACTCCTTGGGAGAGGTCGATCCCGAAGATAGCCGCTCGCTTTCCGAGATCCTGGCCCGCTCGCCCCAATGGCGGCCATTGACCGCGTTGAGCCTGATCGTTTTCGTCATGTTCTATGCCCCTTGCTTTGTCTCCGTGGTATGCATCGTCCGGGAGGCCGGTTCCTGGAAGTGGGGCCTTTTCTCCATGGTCTTCAACACGATATTGGCTTTCACGCTATCCGTGGCCGTGTTCCAGGTCGGCCGGCTGGCCGGTTTTTAGAGGAGGTGCCCATGCAGACCGCGATCGTCATCCTCATCGTCGCACTGGCTGGGTATTACCTGGTGCGGCGCTTTTACAAGAACGTCCAGAAAAGCAACACCGAGGGGTGTTCCGGGGATTGCGCCTGTTGCGGCATGTCGCAAAAAAACACATGCCAGATCGAAGATCACACCAAAACGCCCAAATGATCATTCGCAGGTCCCGATGATCCGCCAACAGGAGGCACGCCATGAAAAACGAGCGAGCGACGGCCCATGATTTCCGATCGGTGTTGAGCCTGGACCCCTTGCTCGACTTCTGGCGAAACCAAGTGGTGCCCATGTGCCCGCATACCGCGTCGATGTTCGAGGCGGCCGTCGGCCGCCTGGAAGCGGACGGCGCGATCGGCGGGCAGGAACTGGATCCGGCCAAGATGCGGCAGCACCTGGCGCATCTGGTGCCTCTGATGACCGCCGTTTTTCCCTCCTCGACCTGGGAAAGCGACCTGGCCACCGCCGTGACACCGCTGGACAATCGGCCGTTTTTCTACACGCCCCTGTTCGAGCGCTATTTTTTGCCCGACGATGGGCGCATGCGCGGCACCCTCAAACAGCCCCAGGTGGACACCGCCGTTTTCCAGCGCTTGCGCGCCTTCTGGCTCATCCTGGACAAGGTGTACGGCATCGTCCAGGGCCGCAGCATTCCCGTGGTTCGCACCATCGTGGACCCGGAGACCGGCCTGGATCGCCATTACCGCATGCTGCCAGACTGGCAGTTCCTGCGGGTGGCCACCCAGGGCCGGCCCGAACCCCTGAGCGACAAGGACCGTGCGGCGATTCTGGAGAACATCGATGATCCCGAGGTGCTGGCCCGCCTGGTCCCGGCCCAGCGGTTCGAGTTTCAAGGGTTTATCGTCATCCGGGCCGTGGACATCACTCAGTCGGAAGTGCTGGCCGACCTGGAAAGAGGACTGATCGACCAGGAGACCATCTTCTGCTCGGACGGCTTCGGTCGGCTCCAGCAGCGGCTGCGTATCCTGTTCGGCCGACCGGACCTGCGGGCCGGCCTGGGCGCCCTGCACGGCGATCAGGTGTGGGTCGTCAACGACCAAGAGCACTCCCCCGCCAACTGCATCTTCAAAAACTCCAATCATGTCCGCGTGGCCGATCTTCAGGGCTCCATGTGGCTGCGGGCGGTCAATCAGAGAGACATGCTCATCGTGCCCGATCTGGCCGACGGGCAACGGCTGTCCCCGGCCGAACAGGAGCTGCTCGATCTCGGCTTCCGTTCTGCCCTGATCGTGCCGCTGATCTACCAGGGGAGCATCATCGGCACCTTTTTCATTCTTTCGCCCCGGCCCAACGACTTCGATGCCATGGACAAGCTGCTGATCAAACCCACGGTCCCCCTCTTTTCCATGGCCCTGAAACGCGGCGTGGACGATATCCACAACGAGGTGCAGGCCATCATCAAGGAGAAGTGCACCGCCCTGCACCCATCGGTGGAGTGGCGCTTCCGCCAAGCCGCCTTCAGCCACCTGGAGCGTCGCCACATGGGGGAAGCCTCCGAGCTCGAACCCATCGTCTTCAAGGATGTGATCCCTCTCTATGGCCAGACCGACATTCGTGGCTCTTCCGAGGCGCGCAGCCGCAGCATCCAGGCCGATCTGACCGAGCAGCTGCGCCTGGCCCGCGAGGTGTTTGAACGAGCCGGCCAGATCAAGTCGTGGCCGTTGATCCGGCAATTCGACTATCGCATCGCGCAACGCATCGACCAGTTGCGCCAGGGCCTGCCCACCGGCGCCGAAAGTGAAATGATCGCCTTTCTCAAGCAGGAGGCGGAACCGACCTTCGAAGAATTGCTGCGCATCGGGCCGCGGGTGGCCCAGGCCGTGGAGAATTACCGACGCGCCCTCGATCCCCGGCACGGTTTTGTCTACCGTGAGCGCCAGGCTTACGAAACCAGCGTGTCTCTGCTCAACGCCCGTCTGTCCGCCTACCTGGAGCAGGCCGAAGCTGCGGCGCAGAAAGAGTATCCCCACTACTTCGAAAAGCATCAGACCGACGGGCTGGATTATGTGATCTATCTGGGGCAGGCCATGCGTGAAGACGGTCACTTCACCGCCTTTCACCTCCAGAACCTGATCCTGTGGCAGTTGATTCTGGCCTGCGGTATGGCCTGGCACACCGAGCAGACCAAGCCCGAACTGTCGGTGCCTCTGGATACCTGTCACCTGGTTTTTTACAGCACCACGCCGCTGTCCATCCGGTTCCGCTATGATGAAAAACGTTTCGATGTGGACGGCGCCTACGACGTCCGCCACGAAATCGTCAAGTCCAGGTTGGACAAGGCGGTGGTCAAAGGCTCGGGCGAGCGTCTCACTCAGCCCGGGCGTATCGCCATCGTCTATGCCCACGCGCACGAAGCCGAAGAGATGCGACAACATCTGCACTATCTGCAATCCAACGAACATCTGCTCGAAGACATCGAGCCGCTCGAACTGGAAGACCTGCCCAGCGTCAAGGGATTGAAGGCCTTGAGAGTCGGCGTCAATCTCGAGGCGCCGGCCCTGGCCCGGCAGGTAACCCTGGTCGCAGCTGGCTGAACCGCCGTATAACAGTGTCCGTCCACAATTAGGCAAATGGGGCCGATATCGGGCCAATTGGCCATTTATGGATGGGAACTGACTAATTCACACCGTGGCGCAGTGCGATCTTCTCAAACATCACCACCAGACCGGCCGTCAGCGTATAGATCGATCCGATACTCAGATTTTGTTCGGCCGTGTCGTCGAAGAAGATGTTGAGCGTCGAGGAGATGCCTTCCTCCGGCTTCCAGTAGCAGATCAGGACCGGCAGCAAGGGCAGGGGGTCGAGCACCAGGGAGATATCCGACTCGTAATGGTTCTCCACCCGGCGGCCGTTGAACAGCTGAACCAGGTCTTCGAAAAGATCGGTATAGGTATCGGCCAGACGCTTGAGCGGCTTTTCACAGCGTTGGCCGAACAGACGGTAGTAATCCTTGCCTTTGGGCAGCTCGCGCATGGGCACCCAGTTGCCCGACGGGGTCACGCCGCCGGCTTGGATGATGTAGTTGAGAACCGGCACCGCGATCCAATGGTGGATGTGAATCTCCCCATAAAAATTGCCCCTGGCGTCGACGCTGAAATTTTTGCCCAGCGTGCGCAATGTGAGACGTCCGTTGGAAAAATCGGCGCCGATTTTTTTCGCCGTCTCGGCCAGATCGACGCCCGCAAGCCGTTGCTTCAGTCCGGCCAGGGTCTTTGCCAGTTCTTCACGAGGGTCTTTACGGCCCGGCGCCTGGTCCCCGAAGCTTTCGAGATCTTCGGGCGACACAAAAGGACAGTCGGACAACGGGCGTTTTCCCTGGAACACCCCGGCGGCGAAAGCGAGGCAGGTGGCCTCGTTGCATTTGCGGCAATTGGTTTTGGGCAACAGTTTGAACACCGCCATGACATTGTCGAATTCAGCCATTATCTACTCCTTTTGAACATTCGTACCAAGGCAATCCAAAACAAATTAACTCGTTTGGGGGAAAAATAAACCCCCTAGATCGCACAACGATCTGATATCCCACGTTCCAAAACCGAAAAAATAGAACGAGCGTTCGATTCTTTTTGTTGACAGCGCCTCAACCCGCTTGTTAGGAAAGGAATTGCACCTGAATCTTAAATCCAATCAGTACCGGTATATCCGGGCAGGAGGACCCCATGAGGACAAAACAGGATTACATCAACGCGCTGTCTAAAATGAAACGCAACATCTATTTCGACGGCCAGTTGATCGACCGCACCGACGAATTGCAGATGGAATGCATCAACAACATCGGCACCACTTACGACGAAGCAGCCAGGCCCGAAAACCAGGAGCTGATGACCGCCATCTCCCATCTGACCGGCGAGCGCATCAACCGTTTTACCCACATCCATCAGAACAGGGATGACCTGCACAAAAAGCAGGACATGACCCGCATGCTGTGTCAGAAAGTGGGCGGTTGCATTCAGCGCTGCATGGGCATCGACGCCACCAACGCCATTTACAACGTCTCCTACGAGGCGGACAAGATGAACAACGGCGAAACCAGCTACCATGAAAATTTCAAAAAGTGGCTGACCCGCTTCCAGAAGGAAGACCTCATCGCCTGCTGCGCCCAGACCGATGTCAAGGGAGACCGTTTGCGCCGTCCGGCCGACCAGCCCAACGCCGGATCCTACGTTTACATCAAAGAGCGGCTCAAGGACGGCATCGTGGTGGAAGGCTGCAAGCTGCACATCTCCGAAGCTTCGGTGTCCGACGAAGTGCTGGTGGTGCCCACCCGCGCCCTGCGCCCCGAAGACAAGGATTACGCGGTTTCTTTCGCCGTTCCCGGCGACTGGGACGGTCTGAAACAGGTGGCCACCATCCATCGGTTCCGGGAGCGCAAGCACTTCAAGCGCGGCTGGGTGCCGGCCTCGACCGATTCCTACATGATCTTCGACAACTGCTTCATCCCCTGGGAACGCGTCTTTCTGGCCGGGGAATATCAGCACGGCGGCATCCTGGCCCTGCTCTTCGCCCTGTTCCACCGCCACTCCTATTCCGGCTGCAAGCCGGCCATCGGCGACGTGATCATGGGGGCCG
This Desulfatitalea tepidiphila DNA region includes the following protein-coding sequences:
- the feoB gene encoding ferrous iron transport protein B; translation: MEAMIALAGNPNCGKTTLFNSLTGARQHVGNYPGVTVEKKEGIYRLNGHRFNIVDLPGTYSLTAYSLEEVVARDFLINEKPGVVINIVDASNLERNLYLTLQFIEMGMPVCIALNMIDMAYSRGIKIDHEALSRLLGVPVVPTMARSGQGKEDLIRAARQVLEKEGGRTELKISYGPDIDVGLDRMEAIIREVGFMTDTYPSRWLALKYMESDEQIRCLGKQRDAQTAEKLESIVEEVANHLQLTVDSFPEAIIADYRYGYIRSVLKQGVISYSGDRNRLFVSDKIDKVVVNRFAGPLIMLAVLLGLYHFTFTYSEIPVAWTEAMFGWMGEMVDRYMPDGLLKSMIISGVIDGVGGVLGFVPLIMFMFFGIAILEDSGYLARVAFMLDRVFRIFGLHGSSVMAFIVSGGIAGGCAVPGVMATRTLKSPRERLATLLTVPFMNCGAKLPVFALLVAAFFAEKEALMMFAITIVSWIGALLVAKLLRTTVIRGASTPFVMELPPYRLPTFKGLLIHTWERTWQYIKKAGTVILGISIILFALMTFPGLPADQTAVFEAQREDLRATLSDDVDGELEAAEDGTDLSAAARAVHLQLLQIDAAEAEAALRHSIAGRFGTGLETLSRWAGLDWRTNIALVGGFAAKEVIVATLGTAYSLGEVDPEDSRSLSEILARSPQWRPLTALSLIVFVMFYAPCFVSVVCIVREAGSWKWGLFSMVFNTILAFTLSVAVFQVGRLAGF
- a CDS encoding FeoB-associated Cys-rich membrane protein, giving the protein MQTAIVILIVALAGYYLVRRFYKNVQKSNTEGCSGDCACCGMSQKNTCQIEDHTKTPK
- a CDS encoding GAF domain-containing protein — encoded protein: MKNERATAHDFRSVLSLDPLLDFWRNQVVPMCPHTASMFEAAVGRLEADGAIGGQELDPAKMRQHLAHLVPLMTAVFPSSTWESDLATAVTPLDNRPFFYTPLFERYFLPDDGRMRGTLKQPQVDTAVFQRLRAFWLILDKVYGIVQGRSIPVVRTIVDPETGLDRHYRMLPDWQFLRVATQGRPEPLSDKDRAAILENIDDPEVLARLVPAQRFEFQGFIVIRAVDITQSEVLADLERGLIDQETIFCSDGFGRLQQRLRILFGRPDLRAGLGALHGDQVWVVNDQEHSPANCIFKNSNHVRVADLQGSMWLRAVNQRDMLIVPDLADGQRLSPAEQELLDLGFRSALIVPLIYQGSIIGTFFILSPRPNDFDAMDKLLIKPTVPLFSMALKRGVDDIHNEVQAIIKEKCTALHPSVEWRFRQAAFSHLERRHMGEASELEPIVFKDVIPLYGQTDIRGSSEARSRSIQADLTEQLRLAREVFERAGQIKSWPLIRQFDYRIAQRIDQLRQGLPTGAESEMIAFLKQEAEPTFEELLRIGPRVAQAVENYRRALDPRHGFVYRERQAYETSVSLLNARLSAYLEQAEAAAQKEYPHYFEKHQTDGLDYVIYLGQAMREDGHFTAFHLQNLILWQLILACGMAWHTEQTKPELSVPLDTCHLVFYSTTPLSIRFRYDEKRFDVDGAYDVRHEIVKSRLDKAVVKGSGERLTQPGRIAIVYAHAHEAEEMRQHLHYLQSNEHLLEDIEPLELEDLPSVKGLKALRVGVNLEAPALARQVTLVAAG
- a CDS encoding DUF3786 domain-containing protein, with the translated sequence MAEFDNVMAVFKLLPKTNCRKCNEATCLAFAAGVFQGKRPLSDCPFVSPEDLESFGDQAPGRKDPREELAKTLAGLKQRLAGVDLAETAKKIGADFSNGRLTLRTLGKNFSVDARGNFYGEIHIHHWIAVPVLNYIIQAGGVTPSGNWVPMRELPKGKDYYRLFGQRCEKPLKRLADTYTDLFEDLVQLFNGRRVENHYESDISLVLDPLPLLPVLICYWKPEEGISSTLNIFFDDTAEQNLSIGSIYTLTAGLVVMFEKIALRHGVN
- a CDS encoding 4-hydroxyphenylacetate 3-hydroxylase family protein, whose product is MRTKQDYINALSKMKRNIYFDGQLIDRTDELQMECINNIGTTYDEAARPENQELMTAISHLTGERINRFTHIHQNRDDLHKKQDMTRMLCQKVGGCIQRCMGIDATNAIYNVSYEADKMNNGETSYHENFKKWLTRFQKEDLIACCAQTDVKGDRLRRPADQPNAGSYVYIKERLKDGIVVEGCKLHISEASVSDEVLVVPTRALRPEDKDYAVSFAVPGDWDGLKQVATIHRFRERKHFKRGWVPASTDSYMIFDNCFIPWERVFLAGEYQHGGILALLFALFHRHSYSGCKPAIGDVIMGAAALAAEVNNVHKTSHVREKLAELIMVTELGYAAGYTASDLGGPKVYMPGKGLVPYGPGSYIPHSIYCNVGRCLTGEAVYREAEILCDIAGGVVATFPHEKDFVNPETRDLLLKYTQRNPNMPVEDQAQFWRYLGDVLCSAKGGIHNVGGFHGGGSPIMEQIAITTQYDIESRKKVVKYIAGMSGGDREALAPKKEE